In the genome of Saprospira sp. CCB-QB6, one region contains:
- a CDS encoding GNAT family N-acetyltransferase, giving the protein MGYIIRAMKPQDAKAFIELLQTTDAESDFMLQEPGERKMNSFQVRMAVSTGIHRIFLAEEEETGRLIGHIAGAFPYGQGERIKHAMHIGISILKEFWGQGLGNALFEALENWGQENGIHRLELTVMTHNERGVALYQKRGFEIEGTKKHSAKVNGQYIDEYLMAKLF; this is encoded by the coding sequence ATGGGCTATATTATCCGTGCCATGAAACCTCAAGATGCCAAAGCCTTTATTGAGCTTTTGCAAACCACCGATGCCGAAAGCGATTTTATGCTACAAGAACCTGGCGAACGCAAAATGAACAGCTTTCAAGTACGCATGGCCGTCTCTACGGGTATTCATCGCATCTTTTTAGCCGAAGAAGAAGAAACAGGCCGTCTAATTGGTCATATTGCAGGCGCCTTCCCCTATGGCCAAGGCGAACGCATCAAGCACGCTATGCATATTGGCATCTCCATCCTCAAAGAATTTTGGGGACAAGGCCTAGGCAATGCCCTTTTTGAGGCCCTAGAAAACTGGGGACAAGAAAACGGCATCCATCGCCTAGAACTAACCGTCATGACCCATAATGAAAGAGGAGTCGCGCTTTACCAAAAACGAGGCTTCGAAATCGAAGGCACCAAAAAACATTCAGCCAAAGTCAATGGCCAATACATTGACGAATATCTAATGGCTAAACTCTTTTAA
- a CDS encoding HD family phosphohydrolase gives MKKKNAIQQYLQTIPHIVRYVLLGALVLFISLFFPNNIRLDYNFEPGESWRYEDLRAPFAFPIKKSDNILAQEKEYLAKDFMPYYRLNTELGKQQIASFEAAFAQRYQELDDSLQALIDSSQAQDLGQGLLQKTYTKHIIELAAQHQAEGKELQFRLIEQQVELGEHQALDFLSQREAAQIVVDSLGKMPQSSEQTELLLALLDSLMAQADITYDMALTAKNKALAIDNISLTRGMVNAGELIIRRNELVDSSAYAKLISYKEKYDQEINQHKNGFLIYLGYLLLTLALIAIFSIFMRTYSPDLFHNNQHLSLILVFIAGYSYLSFAVDQLPELSSYLIPFCIVPIVIKNFFSAQMALFTHIVIILIASMLLSLDYQFILVQIIVGMVAVLTKRKTRYLTDFFFAVLYIGIAYAACYLGLELIHKGAFSPVLAEDGRLIEEGVEWGNLGWISFNVFLTLLTYPLIPLLERIFGLISEITLVELSDLNKPLLKELSLKAPGTMQHSLQVANLAEAACSEVGGNALLVKVGALYHDIGKMLNPPYFIENQNQYNPHEELSYKESAAIIIGHVTEGVKLARKYRLPRALVDFIATHHGSTRVEYFYRMYQKENPDLDVDPADFTYPGPAPRNKEEAILMLADSIEAASKSLKNPTGQDIDQLVDKIVKFKLELGQLQNTNITFKELDQIKAVFKKMLRSIQHVRIEYPEEQKKKSE, from the coding sequence ATGAAGAAGAAAAATGCGATACAGCAATACCTACAAACCATTCCGCATATTGTGCGCTATGTTTTGCTAGGGGCGCTAGTTTTATTTATCAGCCTCTTTTTTCCAAACAACATCCGTTTGGATTATAACTTTGAGCCTGGAGAAAGCTGGCGATATGAAGATTTGAGGGCGCCTTTTGCCTTTCCGATCAAGAAATCGGACAATATTTTGGCCCAAGAAAAGGAGTATTTGGCCAAGGATTTCATGCCTTATTATCGCTTAAATACGGAGTTGGGCAAGCAGCAAATTGCTAGTTTTGAAGCGGCTTTTGCGCAGCGTTACCAAGAATTGGACGATAGTCTGCAGGCCTTAATTGATAGTAGTCAGGCCCAAGACTTGGGGCAAGGATTGCTGCAAAAAACCTATACAAAACATATTATAGAGTTGGCGGCCCAGCATCAGGCAGAGGGCAAAGAGCTGCAATTTCGCTTAATTGAACAACAAGTAGAATTAGGCGAACATCAGGCTTTAGACTTTCTTTCGCAGCGGGAGGCCGCCCAGATTGTAGTAGACAGTTTGGGCAAAATGCCACAAAGCTCGGAGCAAACCGAGCTTCTTTTGGCCCTGCTCGATAGCCTAATGGCACAAGCGGATATTACTTATGATATGGCCCTGACGGCCAAAAACAAAGCCCTAGCCATTGATAATATTTCGCTCACTAGAGGAATGGTCAATGCTGGCGAGTTGATTATTCGACGAAATGAATTGGTAGATTCTAGTGCTTATGCCAAGCTCATTTCTTATAAAGAGAAATATGACCAAGAAATCAATCAGCATAAAAATGGCTTTTTGATTTATTTGGGTTATTTGCTTTTGACCTTGGCCTTGATTGCCATTTTTAGCATTTTCATGCGAACCTATTCGCCAGATCTCTTTCACAACAACCAGCATTTGAGCCTTATTTTGGTCTTTATTGCAGGTTATTCTTACCTATCTTTTGCTGTAGATCAATTGCCAGAATTGAGCTCTTATCTGATTCCCTTTTGTATTGTTCCCATTGTCATTAAGAACTTTTTCTCGGCTCAGATGGCGCTCTTTACGCATATCGTAATCATTCTGATTGCGAGTATGCTGCTCTCTTTGGATTATCAGTTTATTTTGGTCCAGATTATTGTGGGTATGGTGGCCGTATTGACCAAACGCAAAACCCGTTATTTGACCGACTTCTTTTTTGCGGTCCTCTATATCGGAATAGCCTATGCCGCTTGTTACCTTGGGCTAGAGCTCATTCACAAAGGCGCCTTTTCGCCTGTTTTGGCCGAAGATGGCCGCTTGATTGAAGAGGGCGTAGAATGGGGCAACTTGGGCTGGATTAGCTTTAACGTCTTTTTGACCCTACTCACCTACCCTTTGATTCCTTTGCTAGAACGCATCTTTGGGCTCATCTCTGAAATTACCTTAGTAGAACTTTCAGACCTCAACAAGCCCTTACTCAAAGAACTATCGCTCAAAGCACCAGGCACTATGCAGCACTCCTTGCAGGTCGCCAACTTAGCCGAAGCCGCTTGCTCAGAAGTAGGTGGAAATGCCCTACTCGTCAAAGTAGGCGCTCTCTATCACGATATTGGAAAGATGCTCAACCCACCTTACTTTATAGAGAACCAAAACCAATATAATCCGCATGAAGAATTAAGCTATAAAGAAAGTGCAGCCATAATTATTGGGCATGTAACCGAGGGCGTCAAATTGGCCAGAAAATATCGCTTACCGAGGGCTTTAGTCGATTTTATCGCCACGCATCACGGCAGCACCCGTGTAGAATATTTCTATCGGATGTACCAAAAGGAGAATCCCGACTTAGATGTAGATCCAGCAGACTTTACCTACCCTGGACCTGCCCCTCGAAATAAAGAAGAAGCCATCTTGATGTTGGCCGACTCTATTGAGGCGGCCTCTAAGAGCTTGAAAAACCCCACAGGCCAAGATATTGACCAGCTAGTGGACAAAATTGTTAAGTTCAAGTTAGAGCTGGGCCAATTGCAAAACACAAATATTACCTTTAAAGAACTCGACCAAATTAAAGCGGTATTCAAGAAAATGCTTAGAAGCATCCAGCATGTTCGCATAGAATACCCCGAAGAACAAAAAAAGAAATCCGAATAA
- a CDS encoding FG-GAP-like repeat-containing protein, with amino-acid sequence MHKLLVLPFLLFAGLSFGQTVEPWLPPVINSNGDSLIYGALGGLNTPQYSELDLNNDGKMDLLVYDRSGQIALTFLNEGGPNEINYKYAPQYQKNFPQGTRNFMLARDFNCDGIADLFFFNQPPFTSGGIGVYKGRYNADNELEFDLFNPLLEYTHPQFGVSDIFIFNPDVPAIEDIDFDGDLDIAAFTLDFTFQRNVYYYRNTSIDNGYGCDSLHFVLEHECHGMFSESGFDNTALLSPGVDSCAGNPYWGRMANPRHIGSTVTLVDWNADQKMDLLMGDVSVNHLNMLTAEIVNDTFLFVSQDASYPSYDIPVDIFSYPAGYFIDVDNDGDKDMIATPTELATGEAVTDSVSWLYLNNSLDSTIQLAFQQKDFMVGEMIDLGMTSFPSIVDVNADGLLDLVVGHFAFTDTFNLFSTSLHYYENVGTATAPAFKLMNSDFAGLGSLGEQSFVPTFGDIDGDGDQDLLIGLVDGTLDLIENTAGANQPMTWGNRIDSFAGIDVGSVAYPQLVDLDRDGDLDLVVGNAIGRMYYYENDGDANTPDFPSSPSSNAFGFDLTAYGGSLAAPHFVDIDTDFELFLGHDDGKILQFNNIEGNVTGLYDTLSLDFMGFWQGRNSSIAVADLDGDGERDFVLGNIRGGLSFYRPSYVDTTTNITQLLQSSSFSLFPNPNQGEFVVKWEAPLEAGGQLFLFDLMGRLIEQQQLVQGQQFSSFQLKDLPAGQYLLQYRSKTGQQEVQKVIIR; translated from the coding sequence ATGCATAAACTGCTCGTACTCCCTTTTTTGCTCTTTGCTGGCCTTAGCTTTGGCCAAACTGTAGAGCCTTGGTTGCCCCCTGTAATTAACAGCAATGGGGACAGCTTAATTTATGGAGCGCTGGGTGGGTTAAACACCCCACAGTACTCTGAGTTAGATTTGAACAATGACGGTAAAATGGACCTATTGGTCTATGACCGTTCTGGGCAAATTGCCTTAACCTTCCTCAATGAGGGTGGCCCCAATGAGATTAACTACAAGTATGCGCCCCAATACCAAAAGAACTTTCCGCAGGGAACCCGCAACTTTATGTTGGCCCGCGACTTCAACTGCGATGGAATTGCGGACCTCTTTTTCTTCAATCAGCCCCCCTTTACCTCTGGGGGAATTGGGGTATATAAAGGCCGCTACAATGCCGATAATGAATTAGAGTTTGACCTTTTTAATCCTTTATTGGAGTATACACATCCGCAGTTTGGAGTGAGCGATATCTTTATCTTTAATCCCGATGTTCCTGCTATTGAGGATATTGACTTTGATGGCGACCTAGATATTGCCGCTTTTACGCTTGATTTTACCTTTCAGCGAAATGTGTATTATTATCGCAATACCTCTATAGATAATGGCTATGGTTGTGACTCCCTACATTTTGTCCTAGAGCATGAATGTCATGGCATGTTCTCAGAAAGTGGTTTTGACAACACGGCCTTGCTTAGCCCTGGCGTAGATAGTTGTGCGGGCAACCCTTATTGGGGGAGAATGGCTAACCCACGACATATTGGTTCTACCGTTACCTTGGTAGACTGGAATGCCGATCAGAAAATGGACCTGCTCATGGGCGATGTGAGTGTAAACCACCTCAATATGTTGACCGCAGAAATCGTTAACGATACCTTCCTTTTTGTGAGTCAGGATGCCAGCTATCCCAGCTATGATATTCCTGTAGATATCTTTAGCTATCCTGCTGGCTATTTTATAGATGTAGACAATGATGGCGATAAAGACATGATTGCCACGCCCACCGAATTGGCCACAGGAGAAGCGGTAACAGATTCTGTTTCTTGGCTCTACCTTAACAATAGCCTCGATTCTACTATACAATTGGCCTTTCAGCAAAAAGACTTTATGGTGGGAGAAATGATTGACTTGGGCATGACCAGTTTTCCCAGTATTGTAGATGTTAATGCCGATGGCCTTTTGGACCTAGTTGTTGGGCATTTCGCCTTTACCGATACCTTTAATCTGTTTAGCACTAGCTTACACTACTATGAAAATGTGGGTACAGCAACAGCCCCCGCCTTTAAATTGATGAACAGCGACTTTGCAGGCTTGGGTAGCCTAGGCGAACAATCTTTTGTCCCCACTTTTGGCGATATTGACGGCGATGGCGACCAAGATCTTCTCATTGGTTTGGTAGATGGTACTTTGGACCTAATCGAAAATACAGCAGGCGCCAACCAACCGATGACTTGGGGCAATCGCATCGATAGTTTTGCTGGCATTGATGTGGGGAGCGTAGCTTATCCTCAATTAGTAGATTTGGACCGAGATGGCGACCTAGATTTAGTTGTGGGCAATGCCATTGGTCGAATGTACTATTACGAAAATGATGGAGATGCCAATACCCCCGATTTTCCCAGCAGCCCCAGCAGCAACGCCTTTGGTTTTGATCTCACGGCTTATGGGGGAAGCTTGGCCGCCCCTCATTTTGTAGATATAGATACTGACTTTGAGCTCTTTTTGGGCCATGATGATGGCAAAATTCTACAATTCAACAATATTGAGGGCAATGTCACAGGGCTTTATGATACCCTTAGTCTAGACTTTATGGGCTTTTGGCAGGGACGCAACAGCAGCATTGCCGTTGCCGACTTAGATGGAGATGGCGAACGTGATTTTGTACTTGGCAACATCCGCGGAGGGCTATCTTTTTACCGCCCTTCTTATGTAGATACCACAACGAATATCACTCAACTCCTTCAAAGCAGTAGCTTTAGCCTTTTCCCCAACCCCAACCAAGGCGAGTTTGTCGTAAAATGGGAGGCCCCACTAGAGGCGGGCGGACAACTCTTTTTGTTTGACCTCATGGGCCGCCTAATTGAGCAGCAGCAACTGGTCCAAGGACAACAGTTTAGCAGCTTTCAGTTGAAGGACTTGCCTGCTGGGCAGTATTTGTTGCAGTATCGTAGCAAAACAGGACAACAAGAAGTACAAAAAGTAATTATTCGATAA
- a CDS encoding T9SS type A sorting domain-containing protein, which produces MMKNRLLFLCLWLSGALWAQLPQANFPLIGTNGQALDLAWQGGLNSPQISMADLDGDQADELILFDRVGQTIDIYSLQADGSYLPRPALSSRFPLTELQYFMLVRDYNCDGIPDLFSYFQDPILGQTGIVVYTGLPNLAGQVGWSTTGQRLFYQTAQGQQENIFLSTIDIPAIDDIDGDGDLDILTFNPSGGYIEYFKNQSIEAGHACDSLHFILADNCWGRAYESGLQAALDLSPRIDSCSNWAGWTALRPQSGRHAGSSLLSLDLDGDQDKDLILGDLSFPNLIALRNAGQQDTAWFDQQNVNFPTGQAAQVEVFPAAFYEDVDGDGLKDFLATSNRDFASEDRSLLFYKNTGSNNQPQLQLQSNHFLIEEMLDLGTNAFPLLVDWDDDGDQDLILGHYGSYQTGNNYTAGLWYFENQGTDAQPSFRQQSDDLGQLQQYNLHRLVPTAADIDADGDLDLLVGLDDGQLYFLQNTGSAQAPQLSVPFPYQGIDVGQNAHPQWVDLDRDGDFDLVCGEKNGNINYFENTGDSSQAQYAASPTTNSLGFIDTRQAGFTEGNSAPFFLDRGQEYVLFVGSQSGEIWSYDSIAQNILGTYRRISHPLDQIDEGWQSALAVSNRFGAGQETFFIGNRRGGIKLYYDLTSSTRPLAQKQTLKIWPNPSRGIFQLDWPETLTADQLKVYNQLGQLVYQEEVNNKQLDLRGFPAGQYILTVSNNQGSLYSQILVIY; this is translated from the coding sequence ATGATGAAAAATCGCTTATTATTCCTCTGCTTATGGCTATCGGGAGCGCTATGGGCGCAACTTCCCCAAGCCAATTTCCCACTCATTGGGACCAATGGACAGGCCCTAGATTTGGCTTGGCAAGGGGGCCTCAACTCCCCACAAATCTCTATGGCCGATTTGGATGGCGACCAAGCCGATGAGCTCATTCTCTTTGATCGGGTGGGCCAAACTATTGATATTTATAGTTTGCAGGCCGATGGAAGTTATTTGCCGCGGCCAGCGCTTAGCTCCCGCTTCCCTTTAACTGAATTGCAATACTTTATGCTGGTTCGAGACTATAATTGCGATGGGATTCCCGACCTCTTTAGCTACTTCCAAGATCCAATTTTGGGACAAACGGGGATCGTCGTCTATACCGGTCTCCCCAATTTGGCAGGCCAAGTGGGTTGGTCCACAACAGGGCAGCGGCTTTTTTATCAGACAGCTCAAGGGCAGCAAGAAAACATTTTTCTCAGCACCATAGACATCCCCGCTATTGATGATATTGATGGAGATGGAGATTTGGATATATTGACCTTTAACCCTTCTGGGGGCTATATTGAATACTTTAAAAACCAATCTATAGAAGCGGGCCATGCTTGCGATAGTCTCCATTTTATCTTGGCCGATAATTGTTGGGGCCGAGCGTATGAAAGCGGTTTACAAGCAGCACTCGATTTGAGTCCCAGAATAGATAGCTGCTCGAATTGGGCGGGTTGGACAGCCTTGCGACCACAGTCGGGCCGTCATGCGGGCTCTAGCCTGCTCAGCTTAGACTTGGATGGGGACCAAGATAAGGACCTCATTTTGGGCGATCTGTCTTTTCCCAACCTCATCGCTTTGCGCAATGCGGGACAGCAGGATACCGCTTGGTTTGACCAACAGAATGTAAACTTTCCGACGGGGCAGGCCGCTCAGGTAGAGGTTTTTCCTGCCGCCTTTTATGAGGATGTAGATGGCGATGGGTTAAAGGACTTCTTGGCCACGAGCAATAGAGACTTTGCCTCGGAGGACCGCAGTTTATTGTTTTACAAAAATACTGGCAGTAACAATCAGCCACAGCTACAGTTGCAGAGCAATCATTTTCTGATTGAAGAGATGTTAGATTTGGGGACCAATGCCTTTCCGCTTTTGGTCGATTGGGATGACGATGGCGATCAGGACCTCATTCTGGGGCATTATGGCAGCTATCAGACAGGCAATAACTATACAGCAGGGCTTTGGTACTTTGAAAACCAGGGGACCGATGCTCAACCAAGCTTTAGACAGCAGAGCGATGATTTGGGCCAATTGCAGCAGTACAACTTACATCGTTTGGTTCCTACCGCAGCCGATATAGATGCCGATGGCGACTTGGACCTCCTAGTCGGTTTGGATGATGGGCAATTGTACTTCTTGCAGAATACGGGCTCAGCACAAGCACCACAGCTATCGGTCCCCTTTCCCTATCAGGGAATAGATGTGGGGCAGAATGCGCATCCGCAGTGGGTAGATTTGGATCGAGATGGAGACTTTGACCTTGTTTGTGGAGAGAAAAATGGAAACATCAACTACTTTGAGAATACAGGGGATAGTAGTCAGGCCCAATATGCGGCTAGTCCAACGACTAATAGTTTGGGCTTTATAGATACTCGTCAGGCGGGCTTTACCGAAGGTAATTCTGCCCCCTTCTTTTTGGACCGAGGGCAGGAATATGTCTTATTTGTGGGCAGCCAAAGTGGGGAAATTTGGAGTTATGATAGTATAGCGCAAAACATTTTGGGGACTTATCGCAGAATCAGTCATCCATTAGACCAAATTGATGAGGGTTGGCAGTCAGCTCTGGCCGTTAGCAATCGTTTTGGGGCGGGGCAAGAGACCTTCTTCATCGGGAATCGAAGAGGGGGGATTAAGCTCTACTATGATTTGACAAGTAGTACGAGGCCCTTGGCCCAAAAGCAAACACTAAAGATTTGGCCCAACCCTAGCCGAGGGATCTTCCAGCTAGATTGGCCTGAAACATTAACTGCAGACCAGCTTAAGGTTTATAATCAATTGGGTCAATTGGTCTATCAAGAGGAGGTGAACAATAAGCAATTAGATCTTAGGGGATTTCCTGCTGGTCAATACATTTTAACGGTATCTAATAATCAAGGCAGCCTATATTCTCAGATTCTTGTTATATATTAA